From one Rosa rugosa chromosome 4, drRosRugo1.1, whole genome shotgun sequence genomic stretch:
- the LOC133744454 gene encoding uncharacterized protein LOC133744454 → MYIYELITVGQCGGLVLFWNSKTVRIDVLEPHARFIHCLMTNVNTNQTTYITFVYAYPQKDKQKDFWEELARLKSANRDCWALMGDFNIITTLEEKLGGNQVVTTYMLNFNNFLNTVDRFSLRAAGLPFTWTNKNENDSLMFERLDRVCVNTNFINTFSDTKLENLPIIGSDHGPIFLTVGTERKRKIRPFRFEAMWLSHEDFKPLVNSIWTQQLNNNPLLNFVTIAGQFGIKARGWSKSTFVNLFRKLEELYEHSYTIQQQLMANPSSTYLHEQDLQVRRELKQLYSNEEVFWAQRAKANWLSLGDRNTKFFQVTKEEIYNAVHSIGILKAPGPDGLHASFYQNCWDEVKGTLIPMIEQVFSNSNSIHLINHTNIALIPKVDNPDKVNDFRPISLCNVSYKIITKILIKRLRPLLHKCISRNQGAFAPGRAIQDNILIAHELFSDFHRRKEKRGAMAVKLDLEKAYDYINWSYLQLCLQKFGFNDSWIHLIMHCISSVSFSILVNSEAQGWFKPSRGIRQGDPLSLYLFILAMEPFIRHLNALAQNCKSQVGILSSPLGFRISNLMFADDFLIFAKCTTKGARAIADILTKFSNASGQRINYHKSSLYFSSGVSTTTKRDFVNILQIQQKTTIGKYLGIQNVIFWKDPINAKELLMKISNKLAGWKKGSLSRAGRLTVIKSNLSSIPNHIMTCFRCPKNVTKEIDRQAKDFFWGSDTKCPPVAWEQICRPKTLEGLGIRPAGFFNNAALGKLAWKIINDQDNWWAQIIRKKYLRKVNFFQAKKKQRNSIAWNGILDTSQLLLKDTVDDYIINGGWNRHKLASVLSRPIVNQIMGIPIPVSEQKDEYVWGSAAQAKNQIVWLAPYPWKTETRDWLSKFGTLDDNTCPLCQEDNEIVNHLFGYCKFSSEVWKLANVDTPIKWEEGYLKVITICWHIWKARNDVIFRNSSLNPRTVSIAAAATVLGSSTHLATVRRALPSHQTNSIHWQPPSRGFTKINFDGFVCSESAAGGFVLRDTDRRPLIAVTRNLGRTTVPVAEAIALRNSLACARDRGYKRIEVEGDSKLVIDAVTDNISPPWRLITFVSDIKEIASCFDSISFKHVFREANFVADAVANLGHTITSEATWSGNFPAGASRALLFDHVNSGCPRGFSL, encoded by the exons ATGTACATTTATGAGCTTATCACTGTTGGACAATGTGGTGGTTTGGTTCTCTTCTGGAACTCAAAAACTGTTCGCATTGATGTTTTAGAACCACATGCTAGATTCATACACTGCTTAATGACTAATGTTAATACTAATCAGACCACCTATATTACTTTTGTGTATGCTTATCCACAAAAAGACAAACAGAAGGATTTTTGGGAAGAGTTGGCTAGATTGAAATCGGCCAACAGAGATTGTTGGGCTCTTATGGGAGATTTTAACATCATTACTACACTTGAGGAAAAACTTGGTGGTAACCAAGTAGTAACGACCTATATGCTAAATTTTAATAATTTCCTCAATACTGTGGATCGTTTTTCCCTACGTGCTGCAGGTCTGCCGTTTACTTGGACAAATAAAAATGAGAATGATTCTTTGATGTTTGAAAGACTTGACAGAGTCTGTGTTAATACTAATTTCATTAACACGTTTTCGGATACGAAGCTGGAAAATCTTCCTATCATAGGGTCGGACCATGGGCCTATTTTCTTAACTGTAGGCACTGAAAGGAAGAGGAAAATTAGGCCTTTTAGGTTCGAGGCTATGTGGCTCTCCCATGAGGATTTTAAACCACTGGTTAATTCCATTTGGACACAACAGCTTAATAATAATCCCTTGTTAAATTTTGTTACAATTGCAGGGCAATTTGGTATTAAGGCACGTGGTTGGAGCAAATCTACGTTTGTAAATCTCTTTCGGAAGCTGGAGGAATTGTATGAACACAGTTATACTATTCAACAACAACTTATGGCTAACCCTTCTTCTACTTATTTACATGAACAGGATTTGCAAGTCAGGAGGGAGCTTAAACAACTCTATAGTAATGAAGAGGTGTTCTGGGCTCAGAGGGCAAAAGCCAATTGGCTTTCACTGGGTGATAGAAATACAAAGTTCTTCCAG GTCACTAAGGAGGAAATCTATAATGCTGTACATTCAATTGGAATCCTGAAGGCGCCGGGTCCAGATGGCTTACATGCCTCTTTCTATCAAAATTGCTGGGATGAGGTGAAAGGTACCTTAATCCCCATGATTGAACAAGTTTTTAGCAATAGCAACTCCATTCACTTAATTAATCACACAAATATTGCCCTCATACCTAAGGTTGACAACCCGGATAAGGTAAATGATTTTAGACCTATTAGTCTTTGCAATGTCTCTTATAAGATTATAACAAAAATTTTGATTAAGAGGTTAAGACCTTTACTTCATAAATGCATCTCAAGAAATCAAGGTGCTTTTGCCCCTGGTCGAGCTATCCAGGATAATATCCTCATTGCTCATGAACTGTTTTCGGACTTTCACCGCAGGAAGGAAAAAAGAGGTGCCATGGCTGTTAAACTTGATTTAGAGAAAGCTTATGACTACATTAACTGGTCCTATCTACAATTGTGTTTACAGAAATTTGGCTTTAATGATTCCTGGATACATTTGATAATGCACTGCATTTCTTCTGTCTCTTTCTCGATCCTTGTCAACAGTGAGGCTCAAGGGTGGTTTAAGCCATCTAGGGGCATAAGACAAGGTGATCCACTTTCtctttacttatttattttggcTATGGAACCGTTTATTAGACATCTTAATGCTCTAGCACAAAACTGCAAATCCCAGGTGGGGATCTTATCCTCCCCTCTTGGATTTCGAATCTCTAATTTAATGTTTGCAGatgattttcttatttttgcTAAATGCACTACAAAGGGTGCCAGAGCTATAGCTGACATCTTAACAAAGTTCTCCAATGCCTCAGGTCAGAGGATCAATTACCATAAGTCCTCATTATATTTCTCTTCTGGGGTAAGTACAACTACAAAACGTGATTTTGTGAACATTCTACAAATACAGCAAAAGACCACTATTGGGAAATATCTTGGTATCCAAAATGTAATTTTTTGGAAGGATCCCATTAATGCAAAGGAATTACTTATGAAAATTTCAAACAAATTAGCTGGCTGGAAAAAAGGTTCCCTTTCGAGGGCAGGTAGATTAACTGTTATTAAGTCTAATCTGTCTAGCATTCCTAACCATATCATGACTTGTTTCAGGTGTCCCAAGAATGTAACCAAGGAGATAGATAGACAAGCAAAGGACTTTTTCTGGGGTTCGGATACCAAATGCCCACCGGTAGCTTGGGAGCAAATATGTAGACCTAAAACCTTGGAGGGGCTAGGAATTAGACCTGCGGGGTTTTTCAACAATGCAGCACTAGGGAAATTGGCTTGGAAAATTATCAATGATCAGGACAACTGGTGGGCGCAAATCATTAGAAAGAAATACCTAAGAAAAGTCAATTTCTTCCAAGCGAAGAAAAAACAGAGGAATTCTATAGCCTGGAATGGAATACTGGACACAAGTCAGCTGCTTCTCAAAG ATACTGTCGACGATTACATTATCAACGGAGGTTGGAACAGGCACAAACTGGCTTCTGTTCTAAGTAGGCCTATTGTTAACCAGATCATGGGTATTCCCATTCCAGTCTCAGAACAAAAGGATGAGTACGTCTGGGGCTCGGCAGCTCAAG CCAAAAATCAAATTGTTTGGCTGGCTCCTTATCCGTGGAAGACTGAAACTAGAGATTGGCTTTCAAAGTTTGGAACGTTAGATGATAATACTTGTCCTCTGTGTCAAGAAGATAATGAAATAGTGAACCACTTATTTGGTTACTGTAAATTCTCTTCAGAAGTTTGGAAGTTGGCAAATGTTGATACCCCAATAAAATGGGAAGAAGGTTACCTTAAG GTTATAACTATTTGTTGGCACATCTGGAAAGCGAGAAATGATGTCATCTTCAGGAACTCCTCTCTTAACCCGAGAACGGTCTCTATAGCTGCTGCTGCAACTGTGCTCGGTAGCTCAACCCACCTGGCCACAGTTCGAAGGGCGTTGCCAAGCCACCAAACAAACTCGATACATTGGCAGCCTCCTTCTAGAGGTTTCACCAAAATAAACTTTGACGGATTTGTTTGCTCGGAGTCTGCTGCTGGGGGCTTTGTGCTAAGAGATACTGACAGGAGGCCCTTGATAGCGGTGACTAGAAATTTGGGGAGAACCACAGTTCCAGTTGCGGAAGCTATTGCCTTGCGTAATAGTTTAGCCTGTGCTCGGGACAGAGGTTACAAAAGGATCGAGGTTGAAGGAGACTCTAAACTTGTAATTGATGCGGTCACCGACAACATCAGCCCGCCTTGGAGACTAATCACTTTTGTTAGTGATATCAAGGAGATTGCCTCTTGCTTTGATTCTATTTCCTTTAAACATGTGTTTAGAGAGGCAAACTTTGTAGCCGATGCGGTTGCAAATTTAGGACATACTATTACCTCTGAAGCTACCTGGTCTGGGAATTTCCCGGCCGGTGCTTCTCGAGCCTTGCTGTTTGATCATGTAAACTCTGGTTGTCCCAGAGGTTTTAGTCTTTAA